A window of Candidatus Jettenia caeni contains these coding sequences:
- a CDS encoding transposase, producing MFRKCKKGFKKNELKPWLKKRWCRGKITGDYIWHMEDVLHRYAQPYNPLRPLICFDERPCQLLGDSIVPIPMKLGQLKREDYEYERNGSCCVLLAFEPHTGFRYVQVRERRTAVDYAEFMKQFVQVYYPGVECIRLVQDNLNTHTPGSFYEVFPPEESFDLAEKFQVHYTPKKGSWLNMAEIEFSALSRQCLDRRIADREALEKEVLAWAENRNRKCTTVNWKFTKDTVREKLKSKYHMLKN from the coding sequence TTGTTTAGAAAGTGTAAGAAAGGCTTTAAAAAAAACGAACTAAAGCCCTGGCTGAAGAAGCGATGGTGTAGAGGGAAAATAACGGGCGATTATATTTGGCATATGGAAGATGTTCTCCATCGGTATGCCCAACCCTATAATCCTTTGCGACCTCTGATCTGTTTTGATGAACGGCCGTGTCAGCTTCTTGGTGATAGTATTGTTCCAATACCCATGAAGCTGGGACAACTCAAACGTGAAGATTATGAGTACGAGCGCAATGGTAGTTGTTGTGTTTTACTCGCATTTGAACCCCATACTGGCTTTCGTTATGTGCAAGTAAGAGAAAGGCGTACTGCGGTTGACTATGCCGAATTTATGAAACAATTCGTTCAGGTATATTATCCTGGGGTAGAATGTATTCGTCTTGTTCAAGACAATTTGAATACCCATACACCTGGTTCTTTTTATGAAGTATTTCCACCTGAAGAATCTTTTGATCTTGCTGAAAAGTTTCAGGTACACTATACGCCCAAAAAGGGGAGTTGGCTGAATATGGCCGAAATAGAGTTTTCTGCTCTTTCCCGGCAATGCCTCGACCGACGTATTGCCGATAGGGAGGCCTTAGAAAAAGAGGTTCTTGCATGGGCTGAAAATCGTAATAGAAAATGCACAACGGTAAACTGGAAATTTACGAAAGATACTGTTCGTGAAAAGCTTAAAAGCAAATACCATATGTTAAAAAATTAA